Genomic segment of Deinococcus seoulensis:
TGTGCCCGTTCGTGGGCGGTGTACCGGCGGATGACGGTCTCGCATACCTGCAGGCCGACGCTGCGCAGTTCGTCGCGGGCACTCTGGCCAATGGTACCGACGGGCTGGGCTTTGGTGATGACGATGTACACGCGGTCGAGGTTCGCGTTCGTGGCGGGCAGTTGCTGCAGCAGACGGGCGGTCGCTTCGACCTCCACCGAGTTCGGCGCCGTGGGGATCAGGACCACGTCTGCGGAGTGGGTCAGGGCGGCAATATCTTCCAGGGCCGGGCGCCCTTCGGTATCCACGACCAAGTAACGGATCCCGGTGGGGATAGCCTCGCCTTCTTTCAGGACGGTGATGGGTAGCTTTCCCCGCGTGGCCCAACCGCTGCTGGTCTGGATCGCTGCGTCCGCGTCGATCAGGGCCGTCTTGCCCTTCAGGGACAGGGCGCCGGCGATGTTGACGGCGAGAGTGCTTTTCCCAACTCCGCCTTTGAGTGAGGTGAATGCGACTACGTGCGGTTTGGCTGTCATTCAGGTGAGCATACCTTCTCGCATACGTGCCCACATACTTTCATTCATGTATGAAAGAAAACATGAGAGAGTGACGACATGCTTACCAGCTTGAAAGGGTATCGCGGAGGTCGTCGACTTCGTAGTTTGCGTACCCGCGCCGGGTGGTCTCGACGGAGGCGTGCCCCAGGTGGTGCGCCACGCGGGCGATGTCGTTGACCTGGCGCAGCAGGCGGGTACCGGCGAGTTTACGTCCGGGATGGAAGCCACGGAATTGCACCTCTGCTGCTCCGAAGGCCTTCGCCATGTGATACCGGGCGGTCGTGACGTGTGAGTACGAGAAGACGGCGCCCTCCGGAGTGGTGCGGCGGCCGTCAGTAATCT
This window contains:
- a CDS encoding ParA family protein, coding for MTAKPHVVAFTSLKGGVGKSTLAVNIAGALSLKGKTALIDADAAIQTSSGWATRGKLPITVLKEGEAIPTGIRYLVVDTEGRPALEDIAALTHSADVVLIPTAPNSVEVEATARLLQQLPATNANLDRVYIVITKAQPVGTIGQSARDELRSVGLQVCETVIRRYTAHERAHEQGVLVKDAADPRSENAWADVLGLTLEVC